GGCTACAGCGTTGGGTAGCGGCCACATAATTGCCGTTATCGTCCTTGGCCACCACCACACGATCCTTGATAATATAGCCCCCATTTTGTTGGAGATTATCATAAGTGGGATCGGAAAGGTCGATGGTAAAATCTACATCTTCGGTAGGGGCAAAGTCTTCATCATCTTTGCTACAGCCGCCAAAGCAGCCAGCGGTAAGGGCGAAAAGGGCGCCAGCGCCTAGGGTTTTCAAAAACTCTTTACGTTGCATAGAAATATATTTATGGATAAGAAAATGAATTGGGGCGTACTATACTAAGTACGCAAAAACGGGCCTAAAGGCTTAGATTTGAGCATTTAGGGCATAAAAAACCCGCTAGCTGTTCATTTACAGTAGCGGCGATCTAGACCTAAAAAAATAGGCCTGGCAAAGGCTGGTAAGGGCCCCATTGCAGGGCTGCAGGCTTTACCTATCCATAAATAGGGGGGGCTCGGCCAGCTTGAGGGCTAGCGAGCAGGCGCATTAGAGCGCTTTTATTGTTAAAAATAGCAGTTTGGGGCTTCAATTGGGCCAAAAACTTGGCTAAGAGGGCCTGTTGTACTGCAGCGGGAGTGACAAAAAGCAGTTGTTGCTGTTGTTGTTTCTGCAGTTTTTTTTGCGTCTTTTTATCGACGGTTATTTTTTCGCTGATTTCATTTTCCTCATCAGTTTGTTCTACAAACTGAAAGGCCTCTTCTTGTCCGTGTGCGAGGCTACTATGGCCTTCAAAAAGGAGGTGCAGCCAATCCATAGTTTGCCCT
This genomic interval from Saprospira grandis contains the following:
- a CDS encoding ubiquinol-cytochrome c reductase iron-sulfur subunit; amino-acid sequence: MQRKEFLKTLGAGALFALTAGCFGGCSKDDEDFAPTEDVDFTIDLSDPTYDNLQQNGGYIIKDRVVVAKDDNGNYVAATQRCSHEGFYEVSLQNNEWFCGQHGARFDLSGQGLNSEASRNLTIYQTELNGQMLRVFS